The following are encoded together in the Chlorocebus sabaeus isolate Y175 chromosome 20, mChlSab1.0.hap1, whole genome shotgun sequence genome:
- the YTHDF2 gene encoding YTH domain-containing family protein 2, translating to MSASSLLEQRPKGQGNKVQNGSVHQKDGLNDDDFEPYLSPQARPNNAYTAMSDSYLPSYYSPSIGFSYSLGEAAWSTGGDTAMPYLTSYGQLSNGEPHFLPDAMFGQPGALGSTPFLGQHGFNFFPSGIDFSAWGNNSSQGQSTQSSGYSSNYAYAPSSLGGAMIDGQSAFANETLNKAPGMNTIDQGMAALKLGSTEVASNVPKVVGSAVGSGSITSNIVASNSLPPATIAPPKPASWADIASKPAKQQPKLKTKNGIAGSSLPPPPIKHNMDIGTWDNKGPVAKAPSQALVQNIGQPTQGSPQPVGQQANNSPPVAQASVGQQTQPLPPPPPQPAQLSVQQQAAQPTRWVAPRNRGSGFGHNGVDGNGVGQSQAGSGSTPSEPHPVLEKLRSINNYNPKDFDWNLKHGRVFIIKSYSEDDIHRSIKYNIWCSTEHGNKRLDAAYRSMNGKGPVYLLFSVNGSGHFCGVAEMKSAVDYNTCAGVWSQDKWKGRFDVRWIFVKDVPNSQLRHIRLENNENKPVTNSRDTQEVPLEKAKQVLKIIASYKHTTSIFDDFSHYEKRQEEEESVKKERQGRGK from the exons AAGGATGGATTAAACGATGATGATTTTGAACCTTACTTGAGTCCACAGGCAAGGCCC aaTAATGCGTATACTGCCATGTCAGATTCCTACTTACCCAGTTACTACAGTCCCTCCATTGGCTTCTCCTATTCTTTGGGTGAAGCTGCTTGGTCTACTGGGGGTGACACAGCCATGCCCTACTTAACTTCTTATGGACAACTGAGCAACGGAGAGCCCCACTTCCTACCAGATGCAATGTTTGGGCAACCAGGAGCCCTAGGTAGCACTCCATTTCTTGGTCAACatggttttaatttctttcccAGTGGGATTGACTTCTCAGCATGgggaaataacagttctcagggACAGTCTACTCAGAGCTCTGGATATAGTAGCAATTATGCTTATGCACCTAGCTCCTTAGGTGGAGCCATGATTGATGGACAGTCAGCTTTTGCCAATGAGACCCTCAATAAGGCTCCTGGCATGAATACTATAGACCAAGGGATGGCAGCACTGAAGTTGGGTAGCACAGAAGTTGCAAGCAATGTTCCAAAAGTTGTAGGTTCTGCTGTTGGTAGTGGGTCCATTACTAGTAACATCGTGGCTTCCAATAGTTTGCCTCCAGCCACCATTGCTCCTCCAAAACCAGCATCTTGGGCTGATATTGCTAGCAAGCCTGCAAAACAGCAACCTAAACTGAAGACGAAGAATGGCATTGCAGGGTCAAGTCTTCCGCCACCCCCGATAAAGCATAACATGGATATTGGAACTTGGGATAACAAGGGTCCCGTTGCAAAAGCCCCCTCACAGGCTTTGGTTCAGAATATAGGTCAGCCAACCCAGGGGTCTCCTCAGCCTGTAGGTCAGCAGGCTAACAATAGCCCACCAGTGGCTCAGGCATCAGTAGGGCAACAGACACAGCCAttgcctccacctccaccacagcCTGCCCAGCTTTCAGTCCAGCAACAGGCAGCTCAGCCAACCCGCTGGGTAGCACCTCGGAACCGTGGCAGTGGGTTCGGTCATAATGGGGTGGATGGTAATGGAGTAGGACAGTCTCAGGCTGGTTCTGGATCTACTCCTTCAGAACCCCACCCAGTGTTGGAGAAGCTTCGGTCCATTAATAACTATAACCCCAAAGATTTTGACTGGAATCTGAAACATGGCCGGGTTTTCATCATTAAGAGCTACTCTGAGGACGATATTCACCGTTCCATTAAGTATAATATTTGGTGCAGCACAGAGCATGGTAACAAGAGACTGGATGCTGCTTATCGTTCCATGAACGGGAAAGGCCCCGTTTACTTACTTTTCAGTGTCAACGGCAGTGGACACTTCTGTGGCGTTGCAGAAATGAAATCTGCTGTGGACTACAAcacatgtgcaggtgtgtggTCCCAGGACAAATGGAAGGGTCGTTTCGATGTCAGGTGGATTTTTGTGAAGGACGTTCCCAATAGCCAACTGCGACACATTCGCCTAGAGAACAACGAGAACAAACCAGTGACCAACTCTAGGGACACTCAGGAAGTGCCTCTGGAAAAGGCTAAGCAGGTGTTGAAAATTATAGCCAGCTACAAGCACACCACTTCCATTTTTGATGACTTCTCACACTATGAGAAACgccaagaggaagaagaaagtgtTAAAAAG